The Cryptomeria japonica chromosome 9, Sugi_1.0, whole genome shotgun sequence DNA segment CTcttatagtgatagatgatggctCAAATGACTCCTTCACTTCAGACTTAGACAAGAATATTTGATGAGATTTCCTtccaatcttcatcaacatatgtttttGGGGCTCTCATTTTCTCTTCATTGCTATTTGTATTGCTATTTGTTAGTACATAGTGCTTTAGTTTATCttatttttctttattgtttttGTTCTAAGGTTCTCTCCTATAACTTTCTAATTTCAATTGTTCTAACCTCTACTCCCATTGACCTACATTTGGTTATTTGTGGACATTCATGTAATTTCTTTCTTTGTTGAACATTGTGTCGTCAGTATTAGGGAATTAAAGCAATGGCATTTCTAAGTTTCTAACTATTGATTCTCTTGGTAATACAAAAGAATTCTTGTTGATAACTTGCATCTTTTGAACAATGTGTCTTTGCTTTTATGGAACTAAAGTAATGCCATTTATTGCATAAGATCTAATCTTGGCTGTTTTAAGCAAGTCATGAGCATCTTGCACTTCTCATATTCCTGCATTAGCTAGAAAGTTTGCAGCTTTTTTTGCTTCCCAAAAGTTGTGTAGGGAGGAGATAAAGTTGAAAGAAGAGGTGAGGCTTCATCCCTTTTTAAGGATGTTAATTTCTAGCTCATGGTTTCTTCTTTGGTCATTGCTGTGATGATTAGTAAAGAATCACCTTCAACAATGATATTTGATACATTGTTAGTGTGCTAGCTCAAGGCCTTCAGGTTGTACTAAAGCTCCATGTACCTAACCTCATCACTCATTGGCCTACATTCAATGAAGGATATGTGTCCACCAAAATGTAATGATCTCATTGGTCAAGAAAgagttagttgtaactaaccctaattaaggtttttatcatgtaatctcggccattgatcttgcatcaatcagagccattgagtTGTAAAGAgtcctctatataaggctcagtcATCTCATTTGTAAAGGTGAATAATAAATAGAtgaatagttaatagttaatagttgttAGTTAGCAGTTAGAATAGAATAGGAGgaaaggagattgttgccaaggcTTGTTGTGATAAACATACTATTTTCATTGAAGGCATGGTGGATTTTGGTGTGCTaatttcaacttgttgcatggtctctacttctcatagtGTAAATGTTTGTTAGATGGATGGAAGTTCTTATTGTTGATGAGTGGTGAAACCTAATGTTCATACCACTTGGAGTTTGTTATTTGCAAATTGCAGTGTATGGTTAAAGTCAACTTGATTAAAAgattaacttcaattgctatatgCTCATTGTTAGTAATATTGGTGCACATGggtgatatgaaaatcattcacttacccttaggagattgcaccatctttgttTAGTTCCCgtgtggcgaagcaaagcttggtttggtgTCACCTATTCAACAATCATTTCTTACATTCTGAGGATTAGTATAGGCTTCCTAAACCCTTAATCTCAATTGTCTTTATTTTTTCCAAGTGAGTTGAGTTAGATTCCAAGTTCCAGCAGTGTTcataaatgtaagtccccttgtgattccagcaatatcacatcatacatcACTGAATCTATCCCGAGCATTAAGTCGattgttcgcattgtaaaccttggagtcatctcacttgatcatattatttagcatgtgaggtttctttgttcaagagaggatgaaatacttagtattttattctgtgtttgaggtgtcatgaaaaacacatcaacaataccaTGTAATGGGTCTCCTATGAGGTTGGTGTGCAGATTTCCTAACCTAAGAACTACACTTTTTGTGGACTTTCCTTGTTGAGAGGAAGCGCTTTGCTCTTCAGATGATAGTTGATAGAGTTTTGAATTGACCTTTTGATGATATCATGATTTAGGAGGCCAtacattaaataaacatttaagtataagaattcttatacttaagttatatttcatgtataataGCAAGATGATGGGTTTCAGATCTTTATGAGTTACAATGCAAATTCTAGATCTGGAGGATCCTACCAgttttcagacttagccaaatttcagtgATCAACAATTTTCAGTGTGCTCTTAGAGTGTTTTCGGTTTGGTTATGACAGTTAGACAACAACAACGAGTGATATCAGACATGAACCAGCATTATATTCATTATTCATCAAGGTATATTGCTATTGTTCAAGTTGGGTGGTTGTCCTTCATGTTGGGCATTGCTTGGTGGTGTTTTCAATAATGTTTCCAGTATATCAGTGCTGCAATATTTATATCAGACCTGTAGCAATTGTACCAGCCGTCCAAGAGTACTTCCAGTTCAACATTTGATCATCCTACCCATCTAGGAAAGGTATAATATTGTTATTTCCAGTTGGTTGTTGGGTTAATGTATTTCATCGGTACTGTTTGTATCAGCACTTATATCAACTTTGTAAACCTTATCAACATTTATAGCAGCAGAGATATTATTGGTTGCATGTTTCTGTTGAACTTTCATATTGTCAAAAAAAAGGGGTGGTCATTACTCTATGATCTCTCAAGAGTCTCAAACAATGAGTTTCTCTGTGGCAGATATTATTATATATTCTACAAAAAATTTTAGCACATGTTCTACACTTGCTAGACTTGTAAATTGAGCCATTCTGATATGCTGCTCAGCATTCCAGTCAAATTTGATAGTTACTCAGTCAGATCTGTATAGATCTAAACTAAAAACATCGGGTAATTGAAAAAATGCAAATTTAGTAATAGgagaaatcaatttttttttttttaatatttaaaatattatctcTTCTGGTTTAATTTAAATTGCCGATTTGTTTCAAACCTGAGTGACTGGAAAACACTTTACTCTTGCAATGTCCATTGCTGTGTCAGTGTTGTGGTATGGTTGAGGCACTCTGTGAGCGATGTTAGTATTAGATTCTATAAGAACCTATTAATAAATCTCTTATGCAGTTTTTCCCAAAACTCATCTTATAATTCTATAGATTGTGGCAACATCAAATGTTTAGTAGATGTCATATGTGCTTTTTCAGGTGAGATGTTGAGTTTCTCTGCCACCTGGCTTGGTTATCATGGGGCCATTTTGTGGTGAGAAGATTTCCTATGTGTGCTTATTTTAATTCAATTGATCTGCTCAGACTGATTCTATCTAAGAATATATGTAATGTTGAGTTAAGGGGATTAACAAATGATTTGTAACACCGTAACACTATACATGGAAATATATTGTGAGAGAAAAAAGTTATAACTACTTGTGAAAGAAGATAATTTCATTAGTCATCTTGAAAGTGCTTCAGTGTGTTGCAAGCATAAAATATGGATATATGATGTATGCAACAATTTATTTGTTTAAAGCAAATGATTTTAATTGGTCTAAGGCTTGGAAACCTACTTCAAGCCATGATTTAATTATAAGAATGGCAAGTTAGAACTTTAGTTTGGTTTTGCAAAATAACCTGGAAAAACTCTAGCAATGCTTTCTTTATTGTTGGCGATACTTGCATAACCTGGTTTTATTTTGCAAATATCAATTGAGCATTTACTTTTAGTTATATGTGTTCTTGCAATGAAATTTTGATTGAcctaaaattattattttcttgtaGCAAAAAATCTACTGATAGGATTCTTTGTTGTCCAAGTATCAGGATAAGTTCAGAAATATGACAGCTATTGATGGCAAAACAACACTTCATACTGAGGCATTTCAGTCTTCAAAAATTCGGTTCCTACGAAGTTTGCTAATTGATGACAATGATTCAATGAAGGTGGGTCTTGGATTTAACACTCGGTTTTCATTCTAGTAGTTCTTTTGCTTCTGTTTCTGTTTGGCAACATGATTGAACTCAATATATAAAAAAAGCAATTATGTAAAAGAAACAGGGTTGTAAAAGAGGTGCTTGTGGCGCACCATTTTTTGCATAGATAATGACTCCTTGTCAACTTTGGAGTATACAGTAAATCTCAACTTAGATTTATGTACAGATAAAAAATTCATTTGAGGACGAGTGCTTATTAATTCTAGGTTGAACTTATCctattgttgtgacgttttcacacatcgccccattgcaaatggggacccttgcgttttgctttttagggtttgttttttggtcttttagggttttgttagttagcctttgcattttgagtgtcgcccaggtgatcacatggataagcaagtccggcttgagtgatgtcttgattttgaaatttggctaagtctggaatgtcctgaaatttgggctaagtttgaaagtcttgaccctaaaatttggctaagtctgaaagtcctgatccggaaatttggctaagtctggaatgtcctgatcctgaaatttgactaagtttggaaactgaaaaacctcaaaaaactagattttgctatataactcctggaggtctgaaaccactctcaaacatcctgaaagtatatatggaatataacttaaagtataagaaagaagaaagatagaagctAGTGGAAGAtagagttcttttccaagctaaagggggcgcattttgctaaagggagtcttgatctacattttgcctagcgaattctcctatttttgcatcattttttagaattaattcccaagtggaggtatggcgtaatcaccttggcaccatttttgaagatttaaattttgctttgaaaatcctaaattaggaaatgataactcaagatttatcatgaggtttcctaattaaaatcttgaatcttccttttaaagtttaatttttagatttcaagatatattactaattttgaaatgttgtgtaggcatcaaatggagatcccgaagttggaaaatcaagccagatcaaggacagtCTCCTCCAAGACGATCAAGCAAGGagaagggcgacctcctccagcctaacaaggacaaggacgaccttcttcgatccagcctagcattgacaagggcgacctcctccagcctagcatcgacaaggatggccttctttggactaacgtcatcaagggcgacttctccaatccagtattccaaggcaaggtacatcaatcgtcctgcacatcaaggacacaagaagttagaacaagggttcgttgaggaAGCAAATAGttctagatgaattaattaaagctagcttctcaacaacatcaagttgaatatttaccaagttacaagtgtcagacgaggtggcatcctattcatcacttctccagtcagtgtggtccacctcagcatttccagattcaatgtacctaactcatggaaggtggcacaaactccgatgtacctaccccagctatccattggtggaattttctagagaggacatgtgtccaagcaatacaattttatcattggtcaagcattaaatgttatgtaatggttgtaacaatgtgtccaagcaatacaattttatcattggtcaagcattaaatgttatgtaatggttgtaacaaaccctaattagggttttcattgttgaatcttggccattgatctcgaattgatctaagtcatcgaattgtattgagggcactatataagccctgacatttcattttgtaaaggtgatagttagagttagaatatagttagaAGCAGTTGGAagtattagaatagcaattagagtagagtagagagagaaggcaaagattgttgccaagatgttgttgtaaaagacttgtaacttcattgaagaaatggtgaaatttatgggtcgattcgacaatttgcatggtctttatacttctctgtttgattttatgattagatgagtggaagaaatgtgcttgattgatggtgaaattcgtatatccatactactagcagtttgttgattgcagacttgccttgcgtagtcaactggaatcatttagcttaagcttaacttcaattgtcgcttcttcattgatatgcatcaacctgatggtgtctatgcctgcagtgatgatttgaacatcataaaactttccttcgaagatcgcactaaccttgtggagatggtcctgggatgtcaaaacaagacttagttagaatttcatcaaagatcattcattgctcttacattcttagtgttaggattagatcctttcctcgccctcatcttttttccttttttcaaatctaagctagtgaaaatcctgtgttccagcaatattcaaagcaaatcagaagttcaggcatcaaatgtaagtccccttgtgattccagcaaatcacatcataccacaaagagcttatccacacgtagagaccctacatacaagaaccttgaagtcatcttgattgatcctttttcgcgatatcttcagcaatcagaggctttactcaagagaggataaggtacctttaggtattttattctgtgtttgatagtgtacaaaatacacgtcaacacctaTCTAGCAAATCTAGTTATAAATTATGTGCTTGATTTGGATGCGGTACTTTATATGGTATTGGGCAGTGGTTATGAAGTCAGCTATTTGAACACTTTACCTATTTCCTTTGTTATACAGTGAGTTCAAAGTAAGTTTTGGAGGCTTAAAGAAAATTTATTTTGCATTTAGGCTGTGGCTGCCAATCAATTTAACTTTATTTTGATTGCTCTGTTGGTTTTCTTGCTAATTACATTATGAGTCTAGTACATTTGTGTTTGTAAAGTTTAACAGGTTTCTTTTTTATAGCTTGTATGCTTGTGATGAACTGATTGAGCTGTTAAAGTTGTATTACCATTGTTTGGAGGTTATGAAGTTTCCTTCCATGTAGGTAATATTTTGTATCATGGTATTTTCATTTTATTAGCAACTAATGATCCTTGATGTTTTTTCTATTGATTGGGCATCTCAGACTTATTTCTTAGAATGAATCTTGTGCATTGAAATGTCGCTTTTCTTTATGCTGAGATATTACTCTACTAAATTTATAGTTATTAGCTTACTTACAAATGGATCAGTACAGAGATTAAGCCTATGGTAGAAGCATGCTGCTTCTTAGTATTGCCAATACTTAGTAACAATAAGAGATTCTATGAATTTTTAACAAGGTAAAATAAAATAACTTCTTATAATTGGGGGATAAATTGGCAGATTTGaataatttttgaatttgaaatgcaccttgttgatttttttgaaaagcttgtaaGCTTTAATTGTCCGTTTTCCAGAACTTTGCATTGCTTGATGTTGGCCTACTTTTACATTGTGCTGTTAAATTGGACAGCCATAGCTTTCAGGTTCTGTTCCTTTTCATGTGCTGTGAGTAATGAAGGTGCACCATCATTTACAAGACCATATCAATTCCTGAAgtaatttatttcaattgaaatACTTGACTAAGCAAGGATGCATGCAATTTCTTGGATTCTGGCAAACTAAATTTTTCTTATTTTACACCATTTAATCCGAAGAGGGACTGGGGGAACTTTAGCCATTGGACATAGTCTTCTACTCCTATAGGTGTATTTTGTAATTATAAGAACTTTGCTGTACTAAATTTCTAGCTCATTAGGTTCTTTTAATTAAGATTGATGGGAAAGCTTTGTAGACATCATATTCTCTAAATACTAACTATATATTGTTTGTGTCTTGTTTAAGGTGTTGAATGATATTTAAATCGACTTGATTGTAgtaatgaattttttatgagttcatATTAATAAACAACTAATAATCAATGGGACAAAGACAAGGGAGTTCTGAAGACAGTAACAAAGAAAgttattgaaataaaaaattgagttgaaggactTGTAAAACATGTATGTTCTCTAAGACTAATTAATAACAAAGATGAGATTTGAATGTTTAAGAGTGATCCCCCACCATGCAATCCTAATATATAAGACTAAAAATAAATTAGTAATAAGATGTACTGAATTGAATTGTTTTCTTTCTGCAGTCCATTTGCAAACTAATCAGGAAAGGAAAATTGATCACTTGCTGCTTTTGGCCCATGCCTCCTATAGGCTTAATGAAAGAAGTTATCAGATGAGCATGAGATCTCTGTTTGGATTCTTTTATTGAATGGGCTTTATGCTTTTTAAAATCTTGAGTAAATAGCATCACacaactctctctatctctctatacacacacacacacaaacacagatacacacgcacacacacacacacatagatacatacTCTGGTTTCCATCAGCTATATCACCTTTTGCTACAGGCCTTCCTTTCAAACATTTTTTTGATACTTGTAATGCTTGTAATACATGGAATTGTCCTTTTGACATGTTTAGGGTTTACTAGCTTTGGGTTAGCCTCCCTAGTTAGACATTTTTCTTCTTGAATATTTCACCTGTAGACTCATTTCATTTATATGTTGGAAAAGTTTTTTAAGTCCCTCTTGCTTCTGAAATTGAATGTACTTTTGACCAACTTAAAAAAGAGACTCAAAAGTACACCCATTATATATCTTGGTCAATGAGACTCAAAAGTACATCCAATTTCAGTAGCAGGACTGAAAGAAGTTTTCCAACATATTAATGGTTAGAGTCTACAAGTGAATAATCACGAAGAAAagtgtaatgtccctttttagGAATAATGCAATATAACCACAAAATggaatgctttgataccacttgcagTGTCCCATTTTAAGATAACTAGGAATTATGGGACAATTACTTAAATTCCTTAGAATTACAATATCTGGTTTTTACAATGTAATATTCCCAACTTTCTTGAAGAGCATCAACTTTATTGGAAATGTGTTCAGATAGTGGCAAAGAGTTCCTAGAACCAAGCCGGGTTTAACGATACTTTCTGTATGTAGATTTGATATTTTGGGAGCACTCCACACTTCTTGGAGAAGTCTATCGTCTTGGGATGTGATGTCCCCATTCAAATTCTAATACAAAACAAGTAGCAGAATCATGTATGTACCATGGTGTGGCAGGCCTAGGACATCTCCATTAGTCAGTAGCATAATCAATGGTTGGACTTAGCGATAATACTAAAGGTGCAGTTATAATAAAGGTCTCTTTGAGGATGCTTACAATCCTTCATCAAGTATGCAGAAAAACAGTTCTCCGATACTTTGAGAGAGCTCCTTATATTATCTTTATAAATTATGATAGCATAAAATACATGAACAAAGCCATTGCAAATATAGTGATAGTATCTTTTACTGATTCTATTATTAATATGGTGGTTGACTGACTAAAAATTTTAATGTTTAAGATGTGAATCATTAAGACAATATAGAGGTGTGAACTAGTGGTGACGTGGGAGTTAAATACAGATTTGATGTGTCCCTTCTGTGTCGTGAGTTTCCAGTCCAAGTGATGAGATCCTTACATAACATAACATACTCTTGTTAAGCATTGACTGTGAGCAAATTTGAGCTGAGCCAAATAGAATCCGCGAAAAATTAAACACGAACAATTCCGTACTTCTTCATATTGAAAttacatatttataggattttcatatCCTATTTTTTTGGAAACTCCCACAAACAACTTTCCTAAATatattgagttgttttaacaactcaatacAAACACATTTGTACCACCAATGTACTAACTTATTTAACAAACTACAAATCTAATTATTTTATGCATCTTATGATGCAATATTCCTAATAGCCCCCCATATCGCATCATTCTCCAATAGGGATAGTGGACCAGCAATACTTGATGACCATGCTCAGTTGTTCATCATAGGTATGAGTAGGGGCATACACATCTACTTGTGACAAGCAATAGTGGGACTAGCCTCACTACGCTTACTATGCTTTCATccaaggatagggacaaacacatctacccaTGGAACCAAAGATGGGGATTAACTCATCTATCCAAGGTCTTACGACAAATTAGGATAGGGATACACACATCTATCCAAGACCAAGGTTACGAATATGGACGCACATATCTGCTCACAACAATTATGACTCGggaccaaagaaacgggactcggactcggctcggactcggcaaggccgactcggactcggactcgggacttggcgtcagactcggctccagactcggctggactcgggaaagtgaaaaactcaagaaatttagagatttttaaagatttaaaacttgtttcagacaccctttattgaatacaccttaaagacacaaaaacatcattaaactcggctcatttgattacatacacaagtatacatcaatcacataagcataaacgcaaattgtagctgaagaaaataagaaacatagatatataaatattgtcaaatgtatacaatattacaaaactcatggaataaaaaatccatgtcatcatatgatcatcatcaaatgtttcatacaaataccaaaggtaaatagtaaaactaaatacaactacaagtgtacaagcctatggctgagatggccgtgcaccctctcgccctggccccctgcgaaggcgtttaaagtaggtcctggatgattcaacagccatagttgctccccgtgacaccatgccatgctcaccaacatcaggaacggttgtgtcatgctcaccaacaacaggaacagctgtgtcactccgagtctcagtatttcctgtctTTGCTCGtgttctctgctcctcctctgccatggctacagcctcagcctctatatctacctggtcgatccaatcaatgtcatcatcactaaatacagctgtaggagtcccaggagctgtttgattctcattggcccactctgcttcaagatcaacctcatccagaatgataggagacatgtcaactgttgcattctttctcattctcaggcggaggttgtagtgaacaaagacgagatcattcatcttctccacagataatctattgcgcctcttggagtgtatgtgctcaaacatactccaattgcactcacaacctgatgcgctgcatggttggctcaagatacgaatggccaacttctgaacatttggtgtctctgggccaaaaaagttccaccaatgatctgagtttgaaatgagaaaaataaataaaatcagtctcactcatgaactcatttaacaagttacaatatagtattgaataaaactaaaattaagcctaacaatttatttttacctggcatcatagttgttctAGCGTGtttggcgacaggacgagagaaggtctccccttgtgcatctgagaacatctgtagctctcgaaaaaggtctatctgagaagtactggcaggtcccatcttctccatgattgcatatagcccattaaggacctccgcatcagccttgaaagaagggataaaacggaatgccggattcagataataggctgccgcatggatgggcctatgtagctgatgatgccatctcctatcaatgatctcccaaatgggaccatacttgctctcatctgctGCATAGACGAATTTGATGGCCTCCTtcaccctatccatgccctcatatatatagcccattgcgggcttatctccatccgcaactcgcaacaaaaccaccaagggcctaacaaactgcaaaattgaaaatattgtgtaatttagaaaaatgagcaaataagagaatacatataataacttataaaacatgaagctaaattgtagaatttataaaaaaattaccttcactatctcatcacaagggacccaaaagccttgctcatcaaaaatgcagtctgccatctctatccctgcaggggtggtagcataggatgaggaagaccactcctcaccaacaatcatacgtctcaaggcaggcttagacctaagcatggactgcaatgtgaggaagtttgtggcaaatcttgtgattcctggacgatgcaactccttctgctctgtgtattgtctcataagagccaacacccatgaatgattatatacaaatttgcagacatttcttgccctttctacacatctcttgacccatgggatttttccaatatcctccaacatgaggtcaatgcaatgagcagcacatggagtccaaactatagatgggtgcctctccatcaatagtctacctgcagcaacataatttgttgcattgtaaattgtaattaatggaggtacaaactacaagatagtaattaatttgcaaacaaaattagtttgtaatcaaaagtttacccgcagcaacataatttgctgcattgtcggtcaccacctgtaccacgttctcctcacccacatcttcaatcacctcctctatctgctcacataggtaggtggcattcttgcaatgggtggaggcatcaatggacttgatgaaaacggtgccccctgaaataaaaaaataaagctaggtcaatgatcattcaataaaccactagataaaaaataaaaaattaaagactatatgaaactaaaattaatcaatcacctgcggaagaaacaagaaaattaaggagagttctatttctcctatccgtccaaccatcagtcatgatggtgcagcctttagtgctccatatgtggcgttgttcatctaaatcctttttcacatcatccaccatttgagacaaaatgggtcccctcaaatcactctcactaggggctttgaaccccgccccgcatatggtaatggcatcaaccatttgttgccaataaggagacctgtcgcaaagaaactcaatgagataagtataaaaattcaatgagataagttaactataaaaattaaaacaatcaaagttatcaaacataaaagtaaaacattcacctggctacaaagaatggaatacagctgtagctccaaaacctgccaattgccattttagtagcatcatggacctccttgttccaacccatgccctcaagcgacggttgggacccaggagtagtgcgaggcacaaagaaggaatccaacctagatttacgaatcctaggtccaatggtaacattcccactatgactactagtggtaggagcatgagaagtggcggtggcagtggcactgccacttatagaagcagaagcagaaacggaagcactagcagtagcaaactgagtgggacgatatggaggtaaggaagaagggcctccaacacaatctaactgtgtccctcttcctaaaactgtctctctcccaatggccgctcgatcctccttttgtttcttttttctttcaatctcctcaaccattacataacaatcacgtatGGCCTCAGagactgcttttaggcatggttcggcatcatgtt contains these protein-coding regions:
- the LOC131858080 gene encoding uncharacterized protein LOC131858080 is translated as MSTSASRPPMRKDPAWKYHEDFPGQGKGQTKCMFCKTIFHGGIYRLKYHIAGVREHDAEPCLKAVSEAIRDCYVMVEEIERKKKQKEDRAAIGRETVLGRGTQLDCVGGPSSLPPYRPTQFATASASVSASASISGSATATATSHAPTTSSHSGNVTIGPRIRKSRLDSFFVPRTTPGSQPSLEGMGWNKEVHDATKMAIGRFWSYSCIPFFVARSPYWQQMVDAITICGAGFKAPSESDLRGPILSQMVDDVKKDLDEQRHIWSTKGCTIMTDGWTDRRNRTLLNFLVSSAGGTVFIKSIDASTHCKNATYLCEQIEEVIEDVGEENVVQVVTDNAANYVAAGRLLMERHPSIVWTPCAAHCIDLMLEDIGKIPWVKRCVERARNVCKFVYNHSWVLALMRQYTEQKELHRPGITRFATNFLTLQSMLRSKPALRRMIVGEEWSSSSYATTPAGIEMADCIFDEQGFWVPCDEIVKVIFL